A stretch of the Mycobacterium sp. ITM-2016-00317 genome encodes the following:
- a CDS encoding PDZ domain-containing protein, with product MNRRISTLVVALAPILIFGMLLTVVTVPYVALGPGPTFDTLGEVDGKDVVAIEGADVHKTSGHLNMTTVSQRDGLTLGQALIFWASGRDQLVPRELVYPPDKTREEINEANTKDFRQSEDSAEYAALQYLKYPMAVTVESVDDKGPSKDKLQAGDAIDAVNNTPVASLEQFQEFLKGTKPGEVITVDYRRKNAPMGTAEITLASHPDREQGLLGVNVLDAPWAPFIIDFNLANIGGPSAGLMFSLAVVDKLTTGDINGGKFVAGTGTISGDGKVGSIGGITHKIVAAEDAGATVFLVPADNCAEATTVDRDGIELLKVDTLETAIDGLRTLSAGGEPPRC from the coding sequence GTGAACAGGCGGATTTCCACACTCGTCGTCGCGCTGGCCCCCATCCTGATCTTCGGGATGCTGCTGACCGTGGTGACGGTGCCCTACGTCGCGCTCGGTCCGGGACCGACCTTCGACACCCTGGGCGAGGTCGACGGCAAGGACGTCGTGGCCATCGAGGGCGCCGACGTTCACAAGACCTCGGGGCACCTCAACATGACAACGGTGTCCCAGCGCGACGGCCTGACGCTGGGGCAGGCACTGATCTTCTGGGCGTCGGGCCGCGACCAGCTCGTCCCGCGTGAGCTGGTCTATCCGCCGGACAAGACCAGGGAAGAGATCAACGAGGCCAACACCAAGGACTTCCGCCAGTCCGAGGACAGCGCCGAGTACGCCGCGCTGCAGTACCTGAAGTACCCGATGGCCGTCACGGTGGAAAGCGTGGACGACAAGGGCCCGTCGAAGGACAAACTGCAGGCCGGCGATGCGATCGACGCGGTCAACAACACGCCTGTCGCGTCGCTGGAGCAGTTCCAGGAGTTCCTCAAGGGCACGAAGCCGGGGGAGGTGATCACGGTCGACTACCGCCGCAAGAACGCGCCGATGGGCACCGCCGAGATCACGCTGGCCTCGCACCCGGACCGGGAGCAGGGCCTGCTCGGGGTGAACGTGCTCGACGCGCCGTGGGCGCCGTTCATCATCGACTTCAACCTGGCCAACATCGGCGGGCCGTCGGCCGGGTTGATGTTCAGCCTGGCGGTGGTGGACAAGCTGACCACCGGTGACATCAACGGCGGGAAGTTTGTCGCGGGCACCGGCACGATCAGCGGGGACGGCAAGGTCGGTTCGATCGGCGGCATCACGCACAAGATCGTGGCCGCCGAGGATGCGGGGGCCACGGTGTTCCTGGTGCCCGCCGACAACTGTGCGGAGGCCACCACCGTCGACCGCGACGGCATCGAGCTGCTCAAAGTGGACACGCTGGAGACCGCGATCGACGGGTTGCGCACGCTTTCCGCTGGTGGCGAACCTCCACGCTGCTGA
- a CDS encoding UPF0182 family protein produces the protein MGMRPTARMPKLTRRSRGLIALAIVAVVLLLLGPRLIDTYVDWLWFGELGYRSVFTTQIVTRLVIFLAVALLIGGVVFAAMALAYRTRPVFVPTAGPNDPIARYRTAVMARLRLVGVGVPVAIGLLAGLIAQNYWQQVQLFLHGGSFGVADPQFGIDLGFYAFDLPFYRLVLTYLFAATFLAFLANLLGHYLFGGIRLASRNGALSRAARIQLITLVGVLMLLKAVAYWFDRYELLSHTRGGKPFTGAGYTDINAVLPAKLILLAIAVICAAAVFSAIVLRDLRIPAIGVVLLLLSSLIVGAGWPLVVEQISVRPNAAQKESEYISRSIAATRQAYGLTDEAVEYRDYPGNTAATAQQVAADRATTSNIRVLDPNIVSPAFTQFQQGKNFYFFQDQLNMDRYRDDDGNLRDYVVAARELNPDRLIDNQRDWINRHTVYTHGNGFIASPANTVRGIANDPNQNGGYPEFLASVVGPNGEVVSPGPAPLAQPRIYFGPVIANTAADYAIVGENGAPREYDYETNTATRNYTYTGSGGVPIGNWLTRSVFAAKYAERNFLFSNVIGEDSKILFNRDPADRVEAVAPWLTTDTAVYPAIVNERIVWIVDGYTTLDNYPYSELMSLSSATTDSNEVALNRLQPDKQVSYIRNSVKATVDAYDGTVTLYAQDEQDPVLQAWMKVFPETVKPKADITPELQEHLRYPEDLFKVQRALLAKYHVDDPVTFFSTSDFWDVPLDPNPTASSYQPPYYIVAKDLAENNNSASFQLTSAMNRFRRDFLAAYISASSDPETYGKLTVLTIPGQVNGPKLAFNAISTDTAVSQDLGVIGRDNQNRIRWGNLLTLPIGQGGLLYVAPVYASPGASDAASSYPRLIRVAMMYNDQIGYGPTVRDALTDLFGPGADATATGPAGTEPPASGQAAQQRPDGNNPPPAAAPNRPGQAPAQQQPEVPAAVPPTGPTQLSAAKSAALQNVNSALDALRQAQQSGDFAEFGEALQRLDTAVSEYQSAN, from the coding sequence GTGGGTATGCGGCCGACGGCGAGAATGCCGAAGCTGACGAGACGAAGCAGAGGTCTGATCGCCCTCGCCATTGTGGCCGTGGTGTTGTTGCTGTTGGGCCCCCGGCTCATCGACACCTATGTCGACTGGCTGTGGTTCGGCGAACTCGGCTACCGGTCGGTGTTCACCACCCAGATCGTCACCCGGTTGGTCATCTTCCTCGCGGTGGCGTTGCTCATCGGCGGCGTCGTGTTCGCCGCGATGGCCCTGGCCTACCGCACCCGCCCGGTGTTCGTGCCGACGGCGGGCCCGAACGATCCGATCGCGCGCTACCGCACCGCGGTGATGGCGCGGCTGCGTCTGGTCGGCGTCGGGGTCCCGGTCGCGATCGGTCTGCTGGCCGGCCTGATCGCCCAGAACTACTGGCAGCAGGTGCAGCTGTTCCTGCACGGCGGCAGCTTCGGCGTCGCCGACCCGCAGTTCGGCATCGACCTCGGCTTCTACGCGTTCGACCTGCCGTTCTACCGGCTGGTGCTGACCTACCTGTTCGCCGCGACGTTCCTGGCGTTCCTGGCCAACCTCCTGGGCCATTACCTGTTCGGCGGCATCCGGCTGGCCAGCCGCAACGGCGCGCTGAGCCGGGCCGCCCGCATCCAGCTGATCACGCTGGTCGGCGTCCTGATGCTGCTCAAGGCGGTCGCGTACTGGTTCGACCGCTATGAACTGCTCAGCCACACCCGCGGCGGCAAGCCGTTCACCGGCGCCGGGTACACCGACATCAACGCGGTGCTGCCGGCCAAGCTGATCCTGCTGGCGATCGCCGTCATCTGCGCCGCGGCGGTGTTCTCCGCGATCGTGCTGCGCGACCTGCGGATCCCGGCGATCGGCGTGGTGCTGCTGCTGCTGTCGTCGCTGATCGTCGGTGCGGGCTGGCCGCTGGTGGTCGAACAGATCAGCGTGCGCCCGAACGCCGCCCAGAAGGAGAGCGAGTACATCAGCCGCAGTATCGCCGCCACCCGGCAGGCGTACGGCCTGACCGACGAAGCGGTGGAGTACCGCGACTATCCAGGCAACACCGCCGCGACGGCCCAGCAGGTGGCCGCCGACCGCGCGACCACGTCCAACATCCGGGTGCTGGACCCGAACATCGTCAGCCCGGCGTTCACCCAGTTCCAGCAGGGCAAGAACTTCTACTTCTTCCAAGACCAGCTGAACATGGACCGCTACCGCGACGACGACGGCAACCTGCGTGACTACGTGGTGGCCGCCCGGGAGCTCAATCCGGACCGGCTGATCGACAACCAGCGCGACTGGATCAACCGGCACACGGTCTACACCCACGGCAACGGCTTCATCGCCTCGCCGGCCAACACCGTGCGCGGAATCGCCAACGACCCCAACCAGAACGGCGGCTACCCCGAGTTCCTGGCCAGCGTGGTGGGGCCCAACGGCGAGGTGGTCTCACCCGGCCCGGCGCCGCTGGCCCAGCCGCGCATCTACTTCGGCCCGGTGATCGCCAACACCGCCGCCGACTACGCGATCGTCGGCGAGAACGGCGCGCCGCGCGAGTACGACTACGAGACCAACACCGCCACGCGGAACTACACCTACACCGGAAGCGGTGGCGTGCCGATCGGCAACTGGCTCACCCGCAGCGTGTTCGCCGCGAAGTACGCCGAGCGCAACTTCCTGTTCTCCAACGTGATCGGCGAGGACAGCAAGATCCTGTTCAACCGTGATCCGGCCGACCGCGTGGAGGCCGTCGCGCCGTGGCTGACCACCGACACCGCGGTGTACCCAGCGATCGTCAACGAGCGCATCGTGTGGATCGTCGACGGCTACACCACGCTGGACAACTATCCGTACTCGGAGCTGATGTCGCTGTCGTCGGCCACCACCGACTCGAACGAGGTGGCGCTGAACCGGCTGCAGCCCGACAAGCAGGTGTCCTACATCCGCAACTCGGTCAAGGCCACCGTCGACGCCTACGACGGCACGGTGACCCTGTACGCCCAGGACGAGCAGGACCCGGTGTTGCAGGCGTGGATGAAGGTGTTCCCGGAGACGGTGAAACCCAAGGCGGACATCACCCCCGAGTTGCAGGAGCACCTGCGCTACCCGGAGGACCTGTTCAAGGTGCAGCGCGCGCTGTTGGCCAAGTACCACGTCGACGACCCGGTGACGTTCTTCTCCACCTCGGACTTCTGGGACGTCCCGCTGGATCCGAACCCGACAGCCAGCAGCTACCAGCCGCCGTATTACATCGTCGCCAAAGACCTTGCCGAGAACAACAATTCGGCATCGTTCCAGCTGACCAGCGCGATGAACCGGTTCCGTCGCGACTTCCTGGCGGCCTACATCAGTGCCAGCTCGGATCCCGAGACGTACGGCAAGCTCACGGTGCTGACCATTCCGGGTCAGGTCAACGGTCCCAAGCTGGCGTTCAACGCGATCAGCACCGATACCGCGGTCAGCCAGGACCTCGGTGTGATCGGCCGCGACAACCAGAACCGCATCCGCTGGGGCAACCTGTTGACCCTTCCGATCGGTCAGGGCGGATTGCTCTACGTCGCACCGGTTTACGCTTCACCGGGCGCCAGTGACGCCGCGTCCTCGTACCCGCGTCTGATCCGCGTCGCGATGATGTACAACGACCAGATCGGCTACGGCCCGACGGTGCGTGACGCGTTGACCGACCTGTTCGGCCCCGGCGCGGACGCCACTGCGACAGGGCCTGCGGGGACCGAACCCCCGGCCTCCGGCCAGGCCGCGCAGCAGCGTCCGGATGGCAACAACCCGCCGCCTGCGGCCGCGCCGAACCGGCCCGGTCAGGCACCGGCTCAGCAACAACCGGAGGTGCCGGCCGCGGTGCCGCCGACCGGACCGACGCAACTGTCCGCGGCGAAATCCGCTGCGCTGCAGAATGTGAACTCGGCGCTGGACGCGCTGAGGCAGGCCCAGCAGAGTGGTGACTTCGCCGAGTTCGGCGAGGCGCTGCAACGCCTGGACACCGCGGTGAGCGAATACCAGTCGGCGAACTAG
- a CDS encoding FAD-binding oxidoreductase has product MMLPVDLTRAETLRALGDQISSPVALPGEPGYDRCRPWNGAPVTPAAVVLARSAHDVARTVKFAAAHGITVAVQATGHGAIGVGADTLLVLTAELDSLSIDTANRIARLGAGLRWQQVLDAVTPFGLAPPCGSAPGVGVVGLLTGGGVGPLVRSIGLCSDHVRSFELVTGTGEILHVTPEKHADLFWGLRGGKSTLGIVTAVEIDLLPITEFYGGAIYFDGADAAAVLHAWRIWCADLPESVTTSVALQQLPPLPEVPEPLAGRFSVSVRYAALGDHAEAERLLAPMRQVADPVIDAVSVLPYAAIGAVHADPVDAMPVHEDHAVLREVTAETIDALLEVAGPDSGSLQAIVELRQLGGAMARPAAHRSAFCHRDAPFTLVTVGVLAPEIAAAVPGNAAQVVAALEPWSSSTAFPNFAPAADQARLARCYDEDTLFWLAAIADRYDPAGVLIAGQVARIPA; this is encoded by the coding sequence ATGATGCTTCCCGTCGATCTGACGCGCGCCGAGACGCTGCGCGCGCTGGGTGACCAGATCAGCAGCCCGGTGGCACTGCCCGGCGAACCCGGATACGACCGCTGCAGGCCGTGGAACGGGGCGCCGGTGACTCCGGCCGCGGTGGTGCTGGCGAGGTCCGCACACGACGTGGCACGCACCGTAAAGTTCGCTGCGGCGCACGGGATCACGGTCGCGGTGCAGGCCACGGGTCACGGCGCGATCGGGGTGGGTGCGGACACGCTGCTGGTGCTCACCGCCGAATTGGACAGTCTCAGCATCGACACCGCCAACCGCATCGCGCGCCTCGGGGCGGGACTGCGCTGGCAACAGGTGCTCGACGCGGTCACGCCCTTCGGTCTGGCTCCGCCGTGCGGTTCGGCGCCGGGGGTCGGTGTGGTCGGACTGCTCACCGGTGGGGGCGTCGGGCCGCTGGTCCGCAGCATCGGGCTGTGCTCCGACCACGTCCGCAGCTTCGAACTGGTTACTGGAACCGGTGAAATCCTGCACGTGACACCGGAGAAGCACGCCGATCTGTTCTGGGGTCTGCGCGGTGGCAAGTCCACCCTCGGCATCGTCACGGCCGTGGAGATCGACCTGTTGCCGATCACCGAGTTCTACGGCGGCGCAATCTATTTCGATGGCGCCGACGCGGCGGCGGTGTTGCACGCCTGGCGCATCTGGTGCGCCGACCTACCGGAGAGCGTGACGACCTCGGTTGCGTTGCAGCAACTTCCGCCGTTACCGGAGGTGCCGGAACCGCTGGCCGGCCGGTTCAGCGTGTCCGTGCGCTATGCCGCCCTCGGTGACCACGCCGAGGCCGAGCGGCTGCTGGCGCCGATGCGTCAAGTCGCCGACCCGGTCATCGATGCGGTGTCGGTACTGCCGTACGCCGCGATCGGGGCGGTGCACGCCGATCCGGTCGACGCGATGCCCGTGCACGAGGACCACGCGGTGCTGCGCGAGGTGACCGCCGAGACCATTGATGCGCTACTGGAGGTCGCGGGCCCGGACTCCGGCTCGCTGCAGGCCATCGTGGAGTTGCGCCAGCTGGGTGGGGCCATGGCGCGCCCGGCCGCGCACCGCAGCGCGTTCTGCCACCGCGACGCACCGTTCACCCTCGTCACCGTCGGCGTGCTGGCCCCTGAGATCGCTGCTGCGGTGCCCGGGAACGCCGCACAGGTGGTGGCCGCGCTGGAGCCGTGGTCGAGCAGTACGGCGTTCCCCAACTTCGCGCCTGCAGCCGATCAGGCGCGGCTGGCGCGCTGCTACGACGAGGACACCCTGTTCTGGTTGGCCGCGATCGCCGATCGCTACGACCCCGCCGGGGTGTTGATCGCGGGCCAGGTCGCGCGCATCCCCGCCTAG
- a CDS encoding GAF domain-containing protein has translation MTDNTPPRTDTTPGLAGLSADLDAMVEKLGVKSVLVMRSEPDSMVVAATAGEASKSYTVGAAGKKAGDDDNRVPLYCERVVDTDATLFVRDSRQDATFAGNEDEVEFGLHNYLGLAVHGPDGAVVGTVCVLDDRARDYADEDLEALQALRDNVERAVREDDSALGG, from the coding sequence ATGACCGACAACACCCCGCCGCGCACTGATACCACTCCGGGACTGGCCGGCCTGTCCGCCGATCTTGACGCCATGGTCGAGAAGCTGGGGGTCAAGTCCGTCCTGGTGATGCGCTCCGAGCCGGACTCGATGGTGGTGGCGGCGACCGCGGGTGAGGCCTCGAAGAGTTACACGGTCGGCGCGGCCGGTAAGAAGGCCGGCGACGACGACAACCGGGTTCCGCTGTACTGCGAGCGGGTGGTCGATACCGACGCCACGCTCTTCGTGCGGGATTCCCGCCAGGATGCGACCTTCGCCGGCAATGAGGATGAGGTCGAGTTCGGGTTGCACAACTACCTCGGACTGGCCGTGCACGGGCCTGACGGCGCGGTGGTGGGAACCGTGTGTGTGCTCGACGACCGAGCCCGCGATTACGCCGACGAGGACCTGGAGGCTCTGCAGGCGTTGCGCGACAACGTCGAACGTGCCGTACGGGAGGATGACTCGGCGTTGGGCGGATAA